The Sesamum indicum cultivar Zhongzhi No. 13 linkage group LG6, S_indicum_v1.0, whole genome shotgun sequence genome has a segment encoding these proteins:
- the LOC105164984 gene encoding pectin acetylesterase 8 isoform X1, translating into MSGRLLKCLHILVFMMIVLRTESFYVDITYVRSAVAKGAVCLDGSPPAYHLDRGYGTGINNWLVHIEGGGWCNNVTTCLARKNNRLGSSKYMVKQLAFSGILNNKANFNPDFYNWNRVKVRYCDGASFTGDVEAVNPVTKLHYRGARVFLAVMEDLLAKGMKNAENAVLSGCSAGGLAAILHCDSFKALLPMGTKVKCFSDAGYFINTKDVSGAQHIEAFYHDVVSTHGSAKNLPRSCTSRMKPSLCFFPQYVAREIRTPLFIINAAYDSWQIKNILAPGVADPHGTWHNCKTDINKCSATQLQTMQGFRLEFIRALYGLGVSTSRGYFINSCYAHCQTEMQETWYRSDSPKLNNKTIAKAVGDWFYDRSPFQKGDCPYPCDRTCHNRVFDPQEHTLV; encoded by the exons ATGAGTGGAAGATTACTGAAATGTTTGCACATTCTGGTGTTTATGATGATTGTGCTGAGGACTGAAAGTTTCTATGTTGATATCACTTATGTTCGGAGTGCTGTGGCGAAAGGAGCAG TTTGCTTGGATGGGAGTCCGCCTGCATACCATCTCGACAGGGGATATGGAACAGGAATTAACAATTGGTTAGTCCACATTGAG GGGGGAGGATGGTGCAACAATGTGACGACTTGCCTCGCCCGTAAGAACAACCGGTTAGGTTCCTCCAAGTACATGGTTAAGCAGCTTGCTTTTTCTGGGATTTTAAACAACAAGGCCAATTTTAACCCTG ATTTCTATAACTGGAATCGAGTCAAAGTTAGATACTGTGATGGTGCGTCATTCACTGGTGATGTTGAAGCAGTGAATCCC GTCACAAAACTTCACTACCGTGGGGCGAGAGTGTTTCTTGCTGTCATGGAGGACTTATTAGCAAAAGGCATGAAGAATGCCGAAAAC GCTGTTCTATCTGGATGTTCAGCCGGCGGATTGGCCGCAATTCTTCATTGTGATAGCTTCAAGGCTCTCCTTCCCATGGGCACCAAAGTAAAGTGCTTTTCTGACGCtggttattttattaatac TAAGGATGTCTCTGGAGCACAGCACATTGAAGCTTTCTATCATGACGTGGTCTCAACTCAT GGATCAGCAAAGAATTTGCCCCGGTCATGCACCTCAAGAATGAAACCGAGTCTG TGTTTTTTCCCACAGTACGTAGCAAGAGAAATTCGGACACCCCTTTTCATTATAAACGCCGCCTATGATTCATGGCAG ataaaaaatattttggctcCTGGTGTTGCTGATCCACACGGGACATGGCACAACTGCAAGACTGATATAAACAAATGCTCGGCCACTCAACTCCAAACCATGCAAG GGTTCAGGTTAGAGTTTATCAGAGCATTGTATGGACTAGGTGTCTCGACATCGAGAGGGTATTTCATCAACTCTTGCTATGCACACTGCCAAACTGAAATGCAGGAAACCTGGTATAGAAGTGACTCTCCCAAGTTAAACAACAAG ACAATTGCTAAAGCAGTCGGAGATTGGTTCTACGACAGAAGTCCGTTTCAGAAGGGAGATTGCCCGTATCCTTGTGACCGAACTTGTCACAACCGCGTTTTTGATCCACAAGAGCACACATTGGTATAG
- the LOC105164984 gene encoding pectin acetylesterase 8 isoform X2 — MLISLMFGVLWRKEQVKNIKTNLWVCLDGSPPAYHLDRGYGTGINNWLVHIEGGGWCNNVTTCLARKNNRLGSSKYMVKQLAFSGILNNKANFNPDFYNWNRVKVRYCDGASFTGDVEAVNPVTKLHYRGARVFLAVMEDLLAKGMKNAENAVLSGCSAGGLAAILHCDSFKALLPMGTKVKCFSDAGYFINTKDVSGAQHIEAFYHDVVSTHGSAKNLPRSCTSRMKPSLCFFPQYVAREIRTPLFIINAAYDSWQIKNILAPGVADPHGTWHNCKTDINKCSATQLQTMQGFRLEFIRALYGLGVSTSRGYFINSCYAHCQTEMQETWYRSDSPKLNNKTIAKAVGDWFYDRSPFQKGDCPYPCDRTCHNRVFDPQEHTLV, encoded by the exons ATGTTGATATCACTTATGTTCGGAGTGCTGTGGCGAAAGGAGCAGGTAAAGAATATTAAGACCAACTTGTGGG TTTGCTTGGATGGGAGTCCGCCTGCATACCATCTCGACAGGGGATATGGAACAGGAATTAACAATTGGTTAGTCCACATTGAG GGGGGAGGATGGTGCAACAATGTGACGACTTGCCTCGCCCGTAAGAACAACCGGTTAGGTTCCTCCAAGTACATGGTTAAGCAGCTTGCTTTTTCTGGGATTTTAAACAACAAGGCCAATTTTAACCCTG ATTTCTATAACTGGAATCGAGTCAAAGTTAGATACTGTGATGGTGCGTCATTCACTGGTGATGTTGAAGCAGTGAATCCC GTCACAAAACTTCACTACCGTGGGGCGAGAGTGTTTCTTGCTGTCATGGAGGACTTATTAGCAAAAGGCATGAAGAATGCCGAAAAC GCTGTTCTATCTGGATGTTCAGCCGGCGGATTGGCCGCAATTCTTCATTGTGATAGCTTCAAGGCTCTCCTTCCCATGGGCACCAAAGTAAAGTGCTTTTCTGACGCtggttattttattaatac TAAGGATGTCTCTGGAGCACAGCACATTGAAGCTTTCTATCATGACGTGGTCTCAACTCAT GGATCAGCAAAGAATTTGCCCCGGTCATGCACCTCAAGAATGAAACCGAGTCTG TGTTTTTTCCCACAGTACGTAGCAAGAGAAATTCGGACACCCCTTTTCATTATAAACGCCGCCTATGATTCATGGCAG ataaaaaatattttggctcCTGGTGTTGCTGATCCACACGGGACATGGCACAACTGCAAGACTGATATAAACAAATGCTCGGCCACTCAACTCCAAACCATGCAAG GGTTCAGGTTAGAGTTTATCAGAGCATTGTATGGACTAGGTGTCTCGACATCGAGAGGGTATTTCATCAACTCTTGCTATGCACACTGCCAAACTGAAATGCAGGAAACCTGGTATAGAAGTGACTCTCCCAAGTTAAACAACAAG ACAATTGCTAAAGCAGTCGGAGATTGGTTCTACGACAGAAGTCCGTTTCAGAAGGGAGATTGCCCGTATCCTTGTGACCGAACTTGTCACAACCGCGTTTTTGATCCACAAGAGCACACATTGGTATAG
- the LOC105164986 gene encoding pectin acetylesterase 8-like isoform X1 has protein sequence MEKSIRSTGDYWTKLLICALILLTTQVHCHFNPRINVTFLDNAVSTGAVCLDGSPAGYHYEKGYGTGADNWLVYLPGGAWCGSKGDCLARTKTIGGTTVNVTTTWFGGILSADSLVNPDLYNWHRTFIRYCDGASFMADVEAVDPETNLHLRGARIFRAVVDVLLAKGMKNAKNIILAGNSAGGLATILNCDRFRALVPNASRVKCLSDSGFFIRAQNLPGVEKREKGFADVVAFHDITKFLPKSCTSRMDPSLCMFPEYLVGDVQTPLFLLHSAFDQYQIQYNLKPYPAIEQGWKECTSNTRLCTPAQIDFMKEFRTTFLQTLKAIPDCPSRGMFINSCYIHDFLFSRARWNYQGPPSLGNKIIERVIGDWYFERCSAKAIDAETDHPLNCFDA, from the exons ATGGAAAAATCCATTCGGAGCACGGGTGATTACTggacaaaattattgatttgtgCACTCATACTATTGACTACTCAAGTCCATTGCCATTTCAATCCCAGAATCAATGTTACATTTCTCGACAATGCTGTCTCAACAGGAGCCG TTTGCCTCGACGGCAGTCCGGCAGGTTACCATTACGAGAAAGGATACGGGACGGGAGCCGATAACTGGCTCGTTTATCTTCCG GGTGGTGCATGGTGCGGCTCAAAAGGGGATTGCCTTGCCAGGACAAAAACAATAGGTGGGACCACCGTTAATGTTACAACCACTTGGTTCGGAGGAATACTAAGTGCAGACTCACTCGTTAATCCAG ACTTGTACAACTGGCATAGAACTTTTATCAGATATTGCGATGGGGCATCATTTATGGCAGACGTGGAAGCAGTGGATCCA gAAACCAACCTCCATTTAAGAGGCGCCAGGATTTTCCGTGCCGTAGTCGATGTGCTCTTAGCAAAAGGAatgaaaaatgccaaaaat ATAATACTTGCGGGAAACTCGGCTGGGGGATTGGCGACAATCCTGAATTGTGATCGCTTCCGGGCACTTGTACCCAATGCCAGTAGGGTGAAGTGCCTTTCGGATTCGGGTTTCTTCATTCGGGC GCAAAATCTTCCGGGAGTCgagaagagagaaaagggTTTTGCTGATGTGGTTGCATTTCAT gacattacaaaatttttgcCCAAATCATGCACGTCGAGAATGGACCCTAGTTTG TGTATGTTTCCCGAATATCTGGTTGGAGATGTCCAGACGCCACTCTTCCTACTTCATTCTGCGTTCGATCAATATCAG ATACAATACAATTTGAAACCTTATCCTGCAATAGAGCAAGGCTGGAAGGAATGCACCAGCAATACAAGACTCTGCACGCCTGCTCAAATAGACTTTATGAAGG aATTTCGGACCACATTCCTACAAACGTTGAAAGCAATTCCTGATTGTCCCTCCAGAGGAATGTTCATCAATTCTTGCTACATTCacgattttcttttttcaaggGCAAGGTGGAATTATCAGGGGCCACCCAGTTTGGGAAATAAG ATCATCGAAAGGGTCATTGGCGATTGGTACTTTGAGCGGTGTTCAGCCAAAGCGATAGATGCTGAGACTGACCATCCACTGAACTGTTTTGATGCATAA
- the LOC105164986 gene encoding pectin acetylesterase 8-like isoform X2, with product MEKSIRSTGDYWTKLLICALILLTTQVHCHFNPRINVTFLDNAVSTGAVCLDGSPAGYHYEKGYGTGADNWLVYLPGGAWCGSKGDCLARTKTIGGTTVNVTTTWFGGILSADSLVNPDLYNWHRTFIRYCDGASFMADVEAVDPETNLHLRGARIFRAVVDVLLAKGMKNAKNIILAGNSAGGLATILNCDRFRALVPNASRVKCLSDSGFFIRAQNLPGVEKREKGFADVVAFHCMFPEYLVGDVQTPLFLLHSAFDQYQIQYNLKPYPAIEQGWKECTSNTRLCTPAQIDFMKEFRTTFLQTLKAIPDCPSRGMFINSCYIHDFLFSRARWNYQGPPSLGNKIIERVIGDWYFERCSAKAIDAETDHPLNCFDA from the exons ATGGAAAAATCCATTCGGAGCACGGGTGATTACTggacaaaattattgatttgtgCACTCATACTATTGACTACTCAAGTCCATTGCCATTTCAATCCCAGAATCAATGTTACATTTCTCGACAATGCTGTCTCAACAGGAGCCG TTTGCCTCGACGGCAGTCCGGCAGGTTACCATTACGAGAAAGGATACGGGACGGGAGCCGATAACTGGCTCGTTTATCTTCCG GGTGGTGCATGGTGCGGCTCAAAAGGGGATTGCCTTGCCAGGACAAAAACAATAGGTGGGACCACCGTTAATGTTACAACCACTTGGTTCGGAGGAATACTAAGTGCAGACTCACTCGTTAATCCAG ACTTGTACAACTGGCATAGAACTTTTATCAGATATTGCGATGGGGCATCATTTATGGCAGACGTGGAAGCAGTGGATCCA gAAACCAACCTCCATTTAAGAGGCGCCAGGATTTTCCGTGCCGTAGTCGATGTGCTCTTAGCAAAAGGAatgaaaaatgccaaaaat ATAATACTTGCGGGAAACTCGGCTGGGGGATTGGCGACAATCCTGAATTGTGATCGCTTCCGGGCACTTGTACCCAATGCCAGTAGGGTGAAGTGCCTTTCGGATTCGGGTTTCTTCATTCGGGC GCAAAATCTTCCGGGAGTCgagaagagagaaaagggTTTTGCTGATGTGGTTGCATTTCAT TGTATGTTTCCCGAATATCTGGTTGGAGATGTCCAGACGCCACTCTTCCTACTTCATTCTGCGTTCGATCAATATCAG ATACAATACAATTTGAAACCTTATCCTGCAATAGAGCAAGGCTGGAAGGAATGCACCAGCAATACAAGACTCTGCACGCCTGCTCAAATAGACTTTATGAAGG aATTTCGGACCACATTCCTACAAACGTTGAAAGCAATTCCTGATTGTCCCTCCAGAGGAATGTTCATCAATTCTTGCTACATTCacgattttcttttttcaaggGCAAGGTGGAATTATCAGGGGCCACCCAGTTTGGGAAATAAG ATCATCGAAAGGGTCATTGGCGATTGGTACTTTGAGCGGTGTTCAGCCAAAGCGATAGATGCTGAGACTGACCATCCACTGAACTGTTTTGATGCATAA
- the LOC105164987 gene encoding uncharacterized protein LOC105164987 isoform X3: MGLSSSKHNAPGPSPPSSSSSSSGAVVRRSRSTRSRVLKSSCLRSHRSDNDEPQVVSDCTSEENGKTVSCPSQNKSGSCQVSAECYMTDKAEESNETNCMNSGIELNEWGESSFTNTVSREGNTSRDFSSRSLNPPSRFLSRFSFYPGNLSFRLTRASSLGSARSYPASSTGFTISHEEEEEECAGPSSSSVNRNYRPQGCDFFPACFSNRSPRTRDEDCTSNSSPDLSDNFQDGRQLNSGHDVLRSRNDARVDCSPNLFSPINHINSDGAGIRHAERRFTAREPVERNVRFSRTLSVGRLRDRVLRRTPAADMDLYHFQQDREVGLTRHVTGRQGLGHAETEATSDDNNFNQQVSSDNVPSNFSNPFYGSQSYVYETPRARETRYRDLLEHRSNFLERRRRIRSQVRALQRLGSRFENLSVHERSCMLSGQHRGGHCSCRSAAREANSNDDANARASISRIVMLAEALFEQSVVLSSRPSVSSIGSVPAPNEVVDSLPLKIFSKSRKKTCDDAAQCYICLVEYDDGDSMRILPCHHEFHRACIDKWLKEIHRVCPLCRGDICRPDLLTAGS; this comes from the exons ATGGGTTTGAGCAGTAGCAAGCACAATGCGCCTGGCCCATCAcctccttcttcttcatcgTCATCTTCTGGAGCTGTTGTACGGAGGAGCCGATCCACCAGAAGCAGAGTTTTGAAGTCGTCTTGTCTCCGATCTCACCGCTCTGATAATGATGAACCCCAGGTG GTCTCTGATTGCACAAGTGAAGAAAATGGCAAGACCGTCTCTTGTCCAAGTCAAAATAAATCTGGTTCTTGCCAAGTTTCAGCTGAATGTTACATGACAGATAAAGCTGAGGAGAGTAATGAAACGAACTGTATGAACTCCGGGATTGAGCTCAATGAGTGGGGTGAATCAAGCTTCACCAATACAGTGTCTAGAGAAGGCAATACTTCTAGGGATTTCTCCTCTAGATCACTGAATCCTCCAAGTCGGTTCCTTTCTCGTTTCAGTTTCTATCCTGGAAACTTAAGCTTCCGTCTAACCAGAGCAAGCAGTTTGGGGTCTGCAAGATCTTATCCTGCATCTTCTACAGGTTTTACGATTTCgcatgaagaagaagaagaagaatgtgCTGGTCCTTCCAGTAGTTCGGTAAATAGAAATTATAGGCCACAAGGTTGTGATTTCTTTCCTGCTTGTTTCAGCAACAGATCTCCGAGGACACGAGATGAAGATTGTACATCTAATTCAAGTCCTGATCTCTCTGATAATTTTCAAGATGGTCGGCAATTAAATTCTGGTCATGATGTCTTGAGGAGTAGAAATGATGCAAGAGTAGACTGTAGTCCAAATTTATTCTCTCCTATAAATCACATTAACTCTGACGGTGCTGGGATAAGACATGCCGAAAGAAGGTTCACTGCCCGAGAACCTGTAGAACGAAATGTTCGCTTTAGTAGAACTTTAAGTGTTGGTAGACTTCGTGACAGAGTTCTTCGCAGAACCCCTGCTGCTGATATGGatttatatcattttcaaCAAGACAGGGAAGTCGGACTTACTCGCCATGTTACTGGGAGACAGGGTCTAGGCCATGCAGAAACAGAAGCAACATCTGATGATAATAACTTCAATCAGCAGGTTTCCTCTGATAATGTCCCATCTAATTTCTCTAACCCTTTTTATGGTAGTCAAAGTTATGTGTATGAAACCCCACGTGCAAGAGAGACCAGGTACCGTGATCTACTGGAACATAGATCAAATTTTCTTGAACGCAGAAGAAGAATAAGATCTCAG GTGCGTGCGCTTCAGCGACTAGGAAGCCGCTTCGAGAACCTGTCTGTTCATGAGAGGTCTTGCATGTTATCTGGTCAGCATCGAGGAGGTCATTGCAGTTGCCGCAGTGCTGCTCGAGAGGCTAATTCAAATGATGATGCTAATGCTAGGGCTAGCATATCAAGAATTGTCATGTTAGCCGAGGCTTTGTTTGAG CAATCTGTTGTTCTATCCTCTCGGCCTTCTGTATCTTCCATTGGATCCGTTCCAGCACCCAATGAAGTGGTTGACTCCCTGCCTCTGAAGATATTTAGTAAATCGAGAAAGAAGACATGCGATGATGCTGCACA ATGTTACATATGCCTTGTTGAGTATGACGATGGAGATAGCATGCGGATACTACCTTGTCATCATGAATTTCATAGAGCGTGTATCGATAAATGGCTCAAAGAAATTCACAG GGTATGTCCGCTTTGTAGAGGGGACATCTGCCGACCTGACTTACTAACTGCAGGGAGTTGA
- the LOC105164987 gene encoding uncharacterized protein LOC105164987 isoform X2, translating to MGLSSSKHNAPGPSPPSSSSSSSGAVVRRSRSTRSRVLKSSCLRSHRSDNDEPQVSDCTSEENGKTVSCPSQNKSGSCQVSAECYMTDKAEESNETNCMNSGIELNEWGESSFTNTVSREGNTSRDFSSRSLNPPSRFLSRFSFYPGNLSFRLTRASSLGSARSYPASSTGFTISHEEEEEECAGPSSSSVNRNYRPQGCDFFPACFSNRSPRTRDEDCTSNSSPDLSDNFQDGRQLNSGHDVLRSRNDARVDCSPNLFSPINHINSDGAGIRHAERRFTAREPVERNVRFSRTLSVGRLRDRVLRRTPAADMDLYHFQQDREVGLTRHVTGRQGLGHAETEATSDDNNFNQQVSSDNVPSNFSNPFYGSQSYVYETPRARETRYRDLLEHRSNFLERRRRIRSQVRALQRLGSRFENLSVHERSCMLSGQHRGGHCSCRSAAREANSNDDANARASISRIVMLAEALFEVLDEIHQQSVVLSSRPSVSSIGSVPAPNEVVDSLPLKIFSKSRKKTCDDAAQCYICLVEYDDGDSMRILPCHHEFHRACIDKWLKEIHRVCPLCRGDICRPDLLTAGS from the exons ATGGGTTTGAGCAGTAGCAAGCACAATGCGCCTGGCCCATCAcctccttcttcttcatcgTCATCTTCTGGAGCTGTTGTACGGAGGAGCCGATCCACCAGAAGCAGAGTTTTGAAGTCGTCTTGTCTCCGATCTCACCGCTCTGATAATGATGAACCCCAG GTCTCTGATTGCACAAGTGAAGAAAATGGCAAGACCGTCTCTTGTCCAAGTCAAAATAAATCTGGTTCTTGCCAAGTTTCAGCTGAATGTTACATGACAGATAAAGCTGAGGAGAGTAATGAAACGAACTGTATGAACTCCGGGATTGAGCTCAATGAGTGGGGTGAATCAAGCTTCACCAATACAGTGTCTAGAGAAGGCAATACTTCTAGGGATTTCTCCTCTAGATCACTGAATCCTCCAAGTCGGTTCCTTTCTCGTTTCAGTTTCTATCCTGGAAACTTAAGCTTCCGTCTAACCAGAGCAAGCAGTTTGGGGTCTGCAAGATCTTATCCTGCATCTTCTACAGGTTTTACGATTTCgcatgaagaagaagaagaagaatgtgCTGGTCCTTCCAGTAGTTCGGTAAATAGAAATTATAGGCCACAAGGTTGTGATTTCTTTCCTGCTTGTTTCAGCAACAGATCTCCGAGGACACGAGATGAAGATTGTACATCTAATTCAAGTCCTGATCTCTCTGATAATTTTCAAGATGGTCGGCAATTAAATTCTGGTCATGATGTCTTGAGGAGTAGAAATGATGCAAGAGTAGACTGTAGTCCAAATTTATTCTCTCCTATAAATCACATTAACTCTGACGGTGCTGGGATAAGACATGCCGAAAGAAGGTTCACTGCCCGAGAACCTGTAGAACGAAATGTTCGCTTTAGTAGAACTTTAAGTGTTGGTAGACTTCGTGACAGAGTTCTTCGCAGAACCCCTGCTGCTGATATGGatttatatcattttcaaCAAGACAGGGAAGTCGGACTTACTCGCCATGTTACTGGGAGACAGGGTCTAGGCCATGCAGAAACAGAAGCAACATCTGATGATAATAACTTCAATCAGCAGGTTTCCTCTGATAATGTCCCATCTAATTTCTCTAACCCTTTTTATGGTAGTCAAAGTTATGTGTATGAAACCCCACGTGCAAGAGAGACCAGGTACCGTGATCTACTGGAACATAGATCAAATTTTCTTGAACGCAGAAGAAGAATAAGATCTCAG GTGCGTGCGCTTCAGCGACTAGGAAGCCGCTTCGAGAACCTGTCTGTTCATGAGAGGTCTTGCATGTTATCTGGTCAGCATCGAGGAGGTCATTGCAGTTGCCGCAGTGCTGCTCGAGAGGCTAATTCAAATGATGATGCTAATGCTAGGGCTAGCATATCAAGAATTGTCATGTTAGCCGAGGCTTTGTTTGAG GTTCTGGATGAAATTCACCAGCAATCTGTTGTTCTATCCTCTCGGCCTTCTGTATCTTCCATTGGATCCGTTCCAGCACCCAATGAAGTGGTTGACTCCCTGCCTCTGAAGATATTTAGTAAATCGAGAAAGAAGACATGCGATGATGCTGCACA ATGTTACATATGCCTTGTTGAGTATGACGATGGAGATAGCATGCGGATACTACCTTGTCATCATGAATTTCATAGAGCGTGTATCGATAAATGGCTCAAAGAAATTCACAG GGTATGTCCGCTTTGTAGAGGGGACATCTGCCGACCTGACTTACTAACTGCAGGGAGTTGA
- the LOC105164987 gene encoding uncharacterized protein LOC105164987 isoform X1: MGLSSSKHNAPGPSPPSSSSSSSGAVVRRSRSTRSRVLKSSCLRSHRSDNDEPQVVSDCTSEENGKTVSCPSQNKSGSCQVSAECYMTDKAEESNETNCMNSGIELNEWGESSFTNTVSREGNTSRDFSSRSLNPPSRFLSRFSFYPGNLSFRLTRASSLGSARSYPASSTGFTISHEEEEEECAGPSSSSVNRNYRPQGCDFFPACFSNRSPRTRDEDCTSNSSPDLSDNFQDGRQLNSGHDVLRSRNDARVDCSPNLFSPINHINSDGAGIRHAERRFTAREPVERNVRFSRTLSVGRLRDRVLRRTPAADMDLYHFQQDREVGLTRHVTGRQGLGHAETEATSDDNNFNQQVSSDNVPSNFSNPFYGSQSYVYETPRARETRYRDLLEHRSNFLERRRRIRSQVRALQRLGSRFENLSVHERSCMLSGQHRGGHCSCRSAAREANSNDDANARASISRIVMLAEALFEVLDEIHQQSVVLSSRPSVSSIGSVPAPNEVVDSLPLKIFSKSRKKTCDDAAQCYICLVEYDDGDSMRILPCHHEFHRACIDKWLKEIHRVCPLCRGDICRPDLLTAGS, from the exons ATGGGTTTGAGCAGTAGCAAGCACAATGCGCCTGGCCCATCAcctccttcttcttcatcgTCATCTTCTGGAGCTGTTGTACGGAGGAGCCGATCCACCAGAAGCAGAGTTTTGAAGTCGTCTTGTCTCCGATCTCACCGCTCTGATAATGATGAACCCCAGGTG GTCTCTGATTGCACAAGTGAAGAAAATGGCAAGACCGTCTCTTGTCCAAGTCAAAATAAATCTGGTTCTTGCCAAGTTTCAGCTGAATGTTACATGACAGATAAAGCTGAGGAGAGTAATGAAACGAACTGTATGAACTCCGGGATTGAGCTCAATGAGTGGGGTGAATCAAGCTTCACCAATACAGTGTCTAGAGAAGGCAATACTTCTAGGGATTTCTCCTCTAGATCACTGAATCCTCCAAGTCGGTTCCTTTCTCGTTTCAGTTTCTATCCTGGAAACTTAAGCTTCCGTCTAACCAGAGCAAGCAGTTTGGGGTCTGCAAGATCTTATCCTGCATCTTCTACAGGTTTTACGATTTCgcatgaagaagaagaagaagaatgtgCTGGTCCTTCCAGTAGTTCGGTAAATAGAAATTATAGGCCACAAGGTTGTGATTTCTTTCCTGCTTGTTTCAGCAACAGATCTCCGAGGACACGAGATGAAGATTGTACATCTAATTCAAGTCCTGATCTCTCTGATAATTTTCAAGATGGTCGGCAATTAAATTCTGGTCATGATGTCTTGAGGAGTAGAAATGATGCAAGAGTAGACTGTAGTCCAAATTTATTCTCTCCTATAAATCACATTAACTCTGACGGTGCTGGGATAAGACATGCCGAAAGAAGGTTCACTGCCCGAGAACCTGTAGAACGAAATGTTCGCTTTAGTAGAACTTTAAGTGTTGGTAGACTTCGTGACAGAGTTCTTCGCAGAACCCCTGCTGCTGATATGGatttatatcattttcaaCAAGACAGGGAAGTCGGACTTACTCGCCATGTTACTGGGAGACAGGGTCTAGGCCATGCAGAAACAGAAGCAACATCTGATGATAATAACTTCAATCAGCAGGTTTCCTCTGATAATGTCCCATCTAATTTCTCTAACCCTTTTTATGGTAGTCAAAGTTATGTGTATGAAACCCCACGTGCAAGAGAGACCAGGTACCGTGATCTACTGGAACATAGATCAAATTTTCTTGAACGCAGAAGAAGAATAAGATCTCAG GTGCGTGCGCTTCAGCGACTAGGAAGCCGCTTCGAGAACCTGTCTGTTCATGAGAGGTCTTGCATGTTATCTGGTCAGCATCGAGGAGGTCATTGCAGTTGCCGCAGTGCTGCTCGAGAGGCTAATTCAAATGATGATGCTAATGCTAGGGCTAGCATATCAAGAATTGTCATGTTAGCCGAGGCTTTGTTTGAG GTTCTGGATGAAATTCACCAGCAATCTGTTGTTCTATCCTCTCGGCCTTCTGTATCTTCCATTGGATCCGTTCCAGCACCCAATGAAGTGGTTGACTCCCTGCCTCTGAAGATATTTAGTAAATCGAGAAAGAAGACATGCGATGATGCTGCACA ATGTTACATATGCCTTGTTGAGTATGACGATGGAGATAGCATGCGGATACTACCTTGTCATCATGAATTTCATAGAGCGTGTATCGATAAATGGCTCAAAGAAATTCACAG GGTATGTCCGCTTTGTAGAGGGGACATCTGCCGACCTGACTTACTAACTGCAGGGAGTTGA